From Nocardioides faecalis:
ACGAGGACCCGCCGGGCGGTGACGCGGCCGACCGTCAGGCGGTGACGAAGTCGATGAGCTCCTCGACCCGCCCGAGCAGAGCGGGCTCGAGGTCGGCGTAGGAGCTCACCTTCGACAGGATGTGCTTCCAGGCCCGGGCGATGTCGGCCTGGTCCCGGTGCGGCCAGCCCAGGTGCTGGCACACGCCCTTCTTCCACTCGATCGAGCGGGGGATGGTGGGCCACTCCTGCAGCCCGAGCCGGTCCGGCTTCACGGCCTGCCACACGTCCACGAACGGGTGGCCGACGATCCGCACGTGCTTGCCGACCGGCCCGCGGGCGATCGCGTCGGCGATCCGCGACTCCTTCGAGCCGCGGACCAGGTGGTCGACGAGCACGCCGACCCGGCGCTCGGGGCCCGGCTTGAACGAGACCAGGTGGTCGGCCAGGTCGTCGACGCCGCCGAGGTACTCCACCACCACGCCCTCGATGCGCAGGTCGTCGCCCCACACCTTCTCCACGAGCTCGGCGTCGTGGCGGCCCTCCACGAAGATCCGGCTGGCCCGCGCGACCCGCGCCTTGGCGTCGGGCACCGCGATCGACCCGCTGGCGGTGCGGGTGGGCCGGGCCGGGGCGGCGCCGGGGCGGACCGGAGCGGTGAGGATGACCGGCTTGCCCTCCAGCAGGAAGCCCGGGCCGAGGGGGAACGTACGGCGCTTGCCGCGCCGGTCCTCCAGCGTCAGCGTGTCCAGGTCGCGGTCGACCGCGACGATCTCGCCGCACCAGTCGGCGGTGACCTCCTCGACGACCAGCCCGAGGTCCGCGGGCGCCTCGACGGCGCGCCCGCGCTTCGGGACCTTCCAGTCGCCGGCCAGCACGTCGGTCCCATAGCGATCCACGAGGGAAGAATGTAGGTCGTCGTCGCCGCCGGACGGCGGAGCCGCGCCGGGTCCGCCCGGGCTCAGCCGGGCTCAGCCGGGATCTGCCGCGCTCGGCTGTGTCAGGGGTTACGCCGTGCCCGGTTCGGCGTCCGGGTCGGTGCCCGCGGCGGGGTCCTGATCGGTGTTCCGGCCGGCGTCGGGGTCGGTGTCCTGGCCGGGCTCGGGGTCCTGGTCGCCGCGCTTGCCCTCGGTGAGCAGCCCCTCGGCCGTCTCGCCGTCGGGCAGGCCCTCGGCCAGCGGGTTGTCCTCGCTCGGCACGAGGTCGTCGGGCAGGGCCTCGTCCGGGATGCCGACCGCGGTGGCGTCGTCGTCCGAGGGGTTCTCACTCCGGTGCTCGCTCATGCTCCGCGCAGTACCCGCACGGCGGCGGTACAGCCACCGCCTCCCAGGCTCAGGCGAGCGGCAGCTGGCGCCGGAGCGGGGGAAGGTGGGCGTAGCCCCGTCGTACGGCGTCCTCGAGGGCCTCGGCCGGGTAGGGCCACGACGCCGCGGCCAGGGCCTCGGTGACCGGGACGCCGCGCTGGGCGAGCTCGCGGATGGTCTCGGCGACGGCGCGCAGGTCGTCACACTGCTCCTCGACGAACCGGCGGTCGACGACGGCGCCGTGCCCGGGCACCACCACCGAGGCGGGGGTCAGCAGCGCGAGCACGAGGTCGAGGGTGGTGGGCCACTCCATCGGCCAGGAGTCGTCGCCCAGCGCCGGGGGCGCGGACTCCTCCACGAGGTCGCCGGCGAGCAGCACGTCCACGTCGGGCACCCGCGCCACCAGGTCGCCGGCGGTGTGCCCGCGGCCGGGGTGGACGAGCTCGAGCAGCCGGTCGCCGAGGTCGACGAAGGCGGCGCTGGAGAACGTGCGGTCCGCGGGCCGGACCTCCGTGGCCAGCACCTGCGCCGCGCGCGGGTCCTGCGGCGTGGCGGCGTAGGCGTCCTTCGCGCGTTGGGCGGCCTGGGGGGTGCGGGCGGCGGCCTCCTCGGTGGCGTGCACCGGCACCGTGCCGAGGGTGTCCAGCACGGTGGCGTTGCCGAGGGTGTGGTCGAAGTGCTCGTGGGTGTTCACCACCGCCACGAGCGGGCCGGGGGAGAGCCGGGCGACCTCGTCGAGCACCTCCCGGGCCGCGGCGTGCGAGCCGTGGGTGTCGACGAGCACGAAGCCGCGCTCGCCGGCCACGACGGTGAGGTTCAGGTCCAGCCAGGGATGGCGCAGGACCCAGACGCGGTCGGCGATCTCGGTGAACGGCACCGGCCCACCGTAGTCCGCCCCGGGTGGGGCCAGGCGGTCTCAGGCTGGCTCAGGCTGGCTCAGGCCGGCTGAGGAGGGCGGCTCAGGCCGGCTGAGGAGGGCGGCTCAGCAGATGCCGGCGTGCAGGGCGTCGCGCAGCAGGTCGCCGAGGTCGGCGGCGTCGGCTGCCCGGCGACCGAACGGCACCACGCTCTCGTGGGCGCCCGTGCGGTCCACCCAGCGCAGGAGCAGGCCGTCGGGGCGCAGGTCGGCCACGTGGACGCCGATGACGTCGCGGAGCGGGGTGGCGGTGCGGGCGGACACCGCGCGGCGCAGTTCGGCCTGGTGGCACAGGTCGGTGTGCTCGGCCGAGCGCTGGAGCAGGCCGCGGTTGAGGTCGTGGGCAGGAGAGGTGAACGCGGCGAGCGGGACCCCGATCCCGCTCACGGGGCCAGCCGCCGCGCCCGGACGGGACAGCACCGCGAGGTCGAGGTGGAGCGTGACCCGCAGCCGGACCGCGGTGCAGCACGAGCACTCTTCCAGGCCGGTGATCTCCAGGTGGCCGGAGAGGGTCAGGGTCGCGTCCCGGTCGGCGGTGCCCGGTCGGCCCAGGCCGGAGTGCACGGTCAGCACCGCGGCCGCGTTCCGGTGCGCGGCGAGGGCCAGCGGCGAGTCGGGGGCGCAGGAGAGGATCGGGTGCCCGGCGTGGTCCTGCAGCTCGACCTGGCCGTCGAGCGAGGCGGGGTCGGACACGCCGTCGAGGCGGAGCGTGAGGTCGGCGGGGCAGGCCAGGATGCTGCGCGCGGCGGCGGCCAAGCGGTGGCTGTCGACGCGATCAGTGGCTCCGGTGTCGAGCGACACGTTCCCTCCTCATTGGGTCGTTTAGGTGAGCCTAACCTATCTGGCTGTGGCCCGGGAAGCCGTCGCGTCGATCCCGTGTTGGCGCGTCTCGGCGCTAGGATTGGCACTCAGTGGGCCGGAGTGCCAGCGACGCCGCCTGTCGGCGTACGTCTCGGTGCCCCGGTTCTCGGCCGTAGCGGTGAGCAGCGGCAGCGAGTTGAAGCAGCGAGTTGTAGCAGCGAGTAGAGAGCAAGGAGGTCGGGCATGCAGGAGGAGCGCAGGCTCGCCGTCCTCCGCGCGATCGTGGAGGACTACGTCGCCACCGAGGACCCGGTGGGCTCGAAGGCACTGGTCGAGCGGCACCAGCTCAACGTCTCCCCGGCGACGATCCGCAACGACATGGCGGCGCTGGAGGAGGAGGGCTACCTGGCGCAGCCCCACACCAGCGCGGGGCGCGTGCCCACCGACAAGGGCTACCGGCTCTTCGTGGACCGCCTGTCCACGGTGAAGCCGACCACCGCCGCCGAGCGCCGCGCCATCGCCAACTTCCTCGACGGCGCCGTCGACCTCGACGACGTCGTACGACGCTCGGTGCGTCTGCTCGCACAGCTGACCCGGCAGGTGGCCGTGGTGCAGTACCCCTCGCTGTCGCGCTCCACGGTGCGCCACGTCGAGATCGTCGCGCTGACCTCGCGCCGGCTGCTGCTGGTGCTGATCCTCAGCTCGGGCCGGGTGGAGCAGCGGCTGGTCGAGCTCGACGCCGAGCTGAGCGAGGACGACCTCACCACGCTGCGCAGCCGGGTCAACCGCGCCGCGACCGGCGAGGTGATCGCCGAGGCGGCCAAGGCGCTCGGTGCGCTGGCCCACCCGGAGGAGGGGATGCCCGCCCCGTCCGCGGTGATGGTCGACGTCGTGGAGGCCCTGGTCGAGGCGATGAGCGACCACCGCTCCGACGAGCGCGTGGTCGTGGGCGGCACGGCCAACCTGGCGCGCTTCGGTGACGACTTCGACACCTCGGTCCGCCCGCTGCTCGAGGCGCTGGAGGAGCAGGTCGTGCTGCTCAAGCTGCTCGGCGAGGCCACCGCCGGCGGCGCGGTGACCGTCCGGATCGGTGCCGAGGGCCCCTACCAGGAGCTGGCCTCGACCAGCGTCGTGACCACCGGCTACGGCCCCGACGACGCGCTCTCCGCGCTGGGCATCGTGGGCCCCACCCGTATGGACTACCCAGGAACGATGGCGGCGGTGCGCGCGGTGGCACGCTACGTCTCGCGCATCCTCGACGAGAGCTGATTCGGCTCTCACCCCTATGGAGATATGAAGTGAGCAACGACCTCTACGAGCTGCTCGGCGTCCAGCGGGACGCCTCTGCGGACGAGATCAAGAAGGCCTACCGGCGCCTCGCCCGCCAGCTGCACCCCGACGTCAACCCCGACGCGGAGAGCCAGGAGCGGTTCAAGCAGGTGACCGCCGCCTACGAGGTGCTCTCCGACCCGCAGAAGCGGGCGGCCTACGACCGCGGCGGCGACCCCTTCGGCGGCGGCTTCGGTGCCGGCCAGGGAGCCGGGTTCTCCTTCACCGACATCATGGATGCCTTCTTCGGCGGCGGGGCCGGCGGCCCGGGCGGCGGGCGCGGCCCGCGTCCGCGCGTGCGCCGCGGCCAGGACGCGCTGATCCGCCTGGAGATCGACCTCGCCGAGGCCGCCTTCGGCGTCTCCCGCGAGCTCAAGGTCGACACCGCGGTGCGGTGCACCACCTGCGACGGGGAGGGCGCGGCGCCCGGCAGCCACCCGGTGCCGTGCGAGACCTGCCGCGGCGCCGGCGAGGTCGCGCAGGTGCAGCGCTCCTTCCTCGGCGAGATCCGGACGCTGCGTCCCTGCGCCGCCTGCCGCGGCTTCGGCACGATCATCCCCGACCCGTGCCGGGAGTGCTCCGGCGACGGCCGGGTGCGCTCGCGCCGCACGCTGACCGTCAAGATCCCGGCCGGCGTCGACACCGGCACCCGGGTCCAGCTCAGCGAGCAGGGCGAGGTCGGCCCCGGCGGCGGTCCCGCCGGCGACCTGTACGTCGAGATCCACGTCGCCGCCCACCCGGTCTTCGACCGGCACGGCAACGACCTGCACTGCTCGGTGACGGTGCCGATGGCGGCGGCCGCGCTCGGCACCACCTTCACCCTGCCCACCCTGGAGGCCGACCTCGAGCAGGGCGCCGGCTCCGGCGTGGAGACCGAGTTCGAGCTCGTCATCCCGCCCGGCACCCAGTCGGGCCACCAGGAGGTGCTCCGCGGGCGCGGCGTGCCCGGCCTGCGCGGCGGGCGGGGCGACCTGGTCGTCTCGGTCGCGGTGGAGACGCCCACCAAGCTCGACGCCCGCCAGGAGGAGCTGCTGCGCGAGCTGGCCGCGATCCGCGGCGAGGAGCAGCCCGACGGCGACGTCCGCCCGGCCCACAAGTCGGTCTTCGGGCGCCTGCGCGACGCCTTCACCGCGCACTGAGCCGGTGACGCTGCCCCAGCACCTCGTCCCCAGCCTCGCCGACGTGCGGGCCGGGGACGTCGTGGAGGTCACCGGCGACGAGGCCCACCACGCCGTCGTCGTACGACGCCTGCGGGTGGGGGAGCCGGTCCAGCTGTGCGACGGCGCCGGCCGGGTGGTCACCGGCGAGGTCTCCGAGACCGGCAAGCGGCAGCTGGACGTGACGGTGCGCGAGGTGGTCGACCACCCGGAGCCGGCGCCGTCGTTCACCGTGGTGCAGGCGCTGCCCAAGGGCGAGCGCGGCGAGCTCGCCGTGGAGGTGCTCACCGAGATCGGCGCCGCCCGGATCGTGCCGTGGGCGGCCGCACGCAGCGTCGCGGTCTGGAAGGGCGAGCGGGCCGCGAAGGCGCACGCCAAGTGGCAGGCCACGGCCCGCGAGGCGGCGAAGCAGTCCCGCCGCGCCTGGCACCCGCAGGTGCCGCCGCTGGCGCGCACCGCGCAGGTGCTCGACCTGGTCGCCGCCGCGGACCTGGCGATCGTGCTGCACGAGGAGGCGAGCGCCTCCCTGGCCTCGCTGCCGGTGCCGGCGACGGGCGAGGTGCTCGTCGTGGTCGGGCCCGAGGGCGGGCTGAGCCCCGAGGAGGTCGCCGACCTCACCGCGGCCGGTGCCGTCGCGGTCGGCCTGGGCGCCGAGGTGCTGCGCACCTCCACCGCCGGCGTCGCGGCCCTCGCGGCGCTGCTGTCCCGCACCTCCCGCTGGGCCTGAACTCGGCGTTCCGCCGGCCCACCGGGCCGACCGGGCCGACCGGGCTACCGGGCGAGCAGTGCCTCGGTCCGGGCGACCTCGGCGTCGAGGTCGGTGCGCTCGGTGCGGGTGAGACGGCGCAGCAGGTGCTCGATGGCGACCCGCCCGTCACGGACCTGCCAGAACCCGGTGAGCCAGCCGTCGACGTACACCGACATCAGCTGGGCGCCGTTCGGGCCCGCTCCGGCCTTCCGGGCCTCGGGCGTGGTCACCCGGTCACGGGCGGCGTGGGAGAGCCACAGGTTGTCGTAGAGGCCGAGCAGCCGCACCGGTGCGGGCACGTCCTCCTCGGCGAGCGGGGCGTCGGCGACGTCGTAGAGGCGCCGGCCGTCGGCGTCCTCGTGCTGCACCAGGTCCTCCATGCCCGCCAGCACGGGCGCGAGGCGGGTGATGCCGGACCAGGTCGTGACGTCGGCGGCGCTCGCTGGGCCGAAGGCGCGCAGGTAGCGGCGCACGATGCCCGGCACGTCGGGCTC
This genomic window contains:
- a CDS encoding DUF3097 domain-containing protein, giving the protein MDRYGTDVLAGDWKVPKRGRAVEAPADLGLVVEEVTADWCGEIVAVDRDLDTLTLEDRRGKRRTFPLGPGFLLEGKPVILTAPVRPGAAPARPTRTASGSIAVPDAKARVARASRIFVEGRHDAELVEKVWGDDLRIEGVVVEYLGGVDDLADHLVSFKPGPERRVGVLVDHLVRGSKESRIADAIARGPVGKHVRIVGHPFVDVWQAVKPDRLGLQEWPTIPRSIEWKKGVCQHLGWPHRDQADIARAWKHILSKVSSYADLEPALLGRVEELIDFVTA
- a CDS encoding MBL fold metallo-hydrolase produces the protein MPFTEIADRVWVLRHPWLDLNLTVVAGERGFVLVDTHGSHAAAREVLDEVARLSPGPLVAVVNTHEHFDHTLGNATVLDTLGTVPVHATEEAAARTPQAAQRAKDAYAATPQDPRAAQVLATEVRPADRTFSSAAFVDLGDRLLELVHPGRGHTAGDLVARVPDVDVLLAGDLVEESAPPALGDDSWPMEWPTTLDLVLALLTPASVVVPGHGAVVDRRFVEEQCDDLRAVAETIRELAQRGVPVTEALAAASWPYPAEALEDAVRRGYAHLPPLRRQLPLA
- the hrcA gene encoding heat-inducible transcriptional repressor HrcA; this encodes MQEERRLAVLRAIVEDYVATEDPVGSKALVERHQLNVSPATIRNDMAALEEEGYLAQPHTSAGRVPTDKGYRLFVDRLSTVKPTTAAERRAIANFLDGAVDLDDVVRRSVRLLAQLTRQVAVVQYPSLSRSTVRHVEIVALTSRRLLLVLILSSGRVEQRLVELDAELSEDDLTTLRSRVNRAATGEVIAEAAKALGALAHPEEGMPAPSAVMVDVVEALVEAMSDHRSDERVVVGGTANLARFGDDFDTSVRPLLEALEEQVVLLKLLGEATAGGAVTVRIGAEGPYQELASTSVVTTGYGPDDALSALGIVGPTRMDYPGTMAAVRAVARYVSRILDES
- the dnaJ gene encoding molecular chaperone DnaJ, with translation MSNDLYELLGVQRDASADEIKKAYRRLARQLHPDVNPDAESQERFKQVTAAYEVLSDPQKRAAYDRGGDPFGGGFGAGQGAGFSFTDIMDAFFGGGAGGPGGGRGPRPRVRRGQDALIRLEIDLAEAAFGVSRELKVDTAVRCTTCDGEGAAPGSHPVPCETCRGAGEVAQVQRSFLGEIRTLRPCAACRGFGTIIPDPCRECSGDGRVRSRRTLTVKIPAGVDTGTRVQLSEQGEVGPGGGPAGDLYVEIHVAAHPVFDRHGNDLHCSVTVPMAAAALGTTFTLPTLEADLEQGAGSGVETEFELVIPPGTQSGHQEVLRGRGVPGLRGGRGDLVVSVAVETPTKLDARQEELLRELAAIRGEEQPDGDVRPAHKSVFGRLRDAFTAH
- a CDS encoding 16S rRNA (uracil(1498)-N(3))-methyltransferase, with product MTLPQHLVPSLADVRAGDVVEVTGDEAHHAVVVRRLRVGEPVQLCDGAGRVVTGEVSETGKRQLDVTVREVVDHPEPAPSFTVVQALPKGERGELAVEVLTEIGAARIVPWAAARSVAVWKGERAAKAHAKWQATAREAAKQSRRAWHPQVPPLARTAQVLDLVAAADLAIVLHEEASASLASLPVPATGEVLVVVGPEGGLSPEEVADLTAAGAVAVGLGAEVLRTSTAGVAALAALLSRTSRWA